The genomic window CTTTAAATTTTAATAGGATAAAATTGTGCCAAAAAATGACCCAGATGATTATTTAAACTTACATTCAACTAAACAAACAGACGACTTTGCTTTAGGTGAGTCAAATGCTGATGAGTTGACAGAAGGCAAAAATACTTTGCCTAATGCAGTTTATATTGTTCCTATAGTTGCGGGATTTGCAATGCTAGTTTTTTAGCTCTATCAATTTTGTTTTTAGAGTCTGGGACGAAACGCCTGGCACAAGCAACGAAGCGCAAAGTATTCGAGTAAAAGAAGATAATCAACCTATTGTTGGTAAACAAAAAACTATTAAAACTTCAGTTGAAAATAAAATAAATACACCTTCTCCAATACCCTCATCAATCAATAACCCAATTAGCAACCCAACACCTTTAGCTAAAACAGAAATAAGCAGTAATTCACCTATTGCAACAATACTTGAAAGTGCTTTGCCAGCAGTTGGAATGGTACTAGTAAAAACTTCTGCAAATAAAATAAGTTCTGGCTCTGGATTTATGATTACAAATGATGGGCTATTTGTTACTAATTGTCATGTTATTGAAGATTGGCAAGAAATAGCAGTTAAGCTTAATAATAGTGAAAAGATTTATCTTGTTGATGCTATTAATTGTGATACAAAAAAGGACTTAGCCATTTTACGTTTTCGAGAAACAGGAAATTATCCTATTTTAGATTTAGAGGAAAATTTTACTGCTAGTTTAGGTGATGATGTGGTTATTTTAGGCTATCCATTAGGCACTAAACTTGGTGTAGAAGTTACTTTATCTACAGGAATTATAAGCAGCACTCGAAATATTTCTAATGTTAGTATGGTACAAACCAATGCAGCAATAAATCATGGAAATTCTGGTGGGCCAATGATTTCACGTCGTAGCGGTAAGGTTATAGGCATAGTTACTGCTAAAGTAAGAGATAGTGAATCCATTGGGCTAGCAATTAATATTAATGAACTTAAATCCATAGTTAGTAAATAATATGCTTTCAATTGCCCCAGATTATTTTGACCGGCTAGGCTTGCCGCGAAACCTTTCTGAAAAGGAACTAGAAAAATTACTTGCTCAACAAGAAGCACGTTGTCAAGTGTTACTAAAAATTCCTGTTAAACGCACTCAAGCAGCACAAAAACTAGAGCTAATTAAAATTGTAAAAGGCTTACTTAATGCTGCTCCGGTTGTAGATGATACTTTTGACACTCTAAATATTGACCAAACAGAACTAAAAACACCTGATAGCTTTCCTAAAAAAGCCACACCAAAAGTAAACACGGAACTAATTTTTGAAACCTATAAAATTACTGATGAAGGCGAAATAGGCAAACTTCGGTCGCTGATTAATCAATGGGCTGTAAGTATTCCTCATCATGAATATTTAACCTTTGGAACAGATATTGAGGTTTTAGCGGTTGAAGAACGACCTATTTATTTAATAGATATTAGATATTTATTAGAAAATAGAGAAGTTATAGCAAAACAAAAACCTTATTTTGGTGAGGCATTACCAGTAAATCAGGCTATAAAAGCTGATCACGTTGCAGTTTGGCAAGTAAAAGTTGCTGCTCCTGCTACTTATCAATCAAACACTTTAGAGCAAGAAATAACTGCGTCCCGTGAGCGCGTAGATTGCCCAGGTTGTCAACGACAGGGCGAAATGTGGTGTTTAGCCTGCCGTAGTTCAGGACAAGTTGCTTGTAAAGAATGTCAGGGGAAATACCAGTTTAATTGCCTTATTTGTGATGGAAAAGGGCAAATTACCCAAGGTCAACGACTTGTAGATTGTGGTCAATGTCGCGGTGTAGGGATTGCTATTTGTGGATATTGTCGAGAAGTTCTAGCCATTTGTTCAACTTGCCAAGGTAAGCGTCAAGTTGTTTGTAAAGAATGTAGCGGCAAAGGTGAACTCTTAAATTTTCTTAACCTCAAAATTAGCTATCAATTACAATCTGCCCAAACAAATGTTTTTCCACCAAATTTTCCTGATTTTATACAAAAAAACTTTTCTCCAACCGAAGAAAACATCTTTGTCTTTCGTCAAGAAGGCGAACAATTTGTTAACGCCAAACCTATAAATGAGATTAACCACTTAGACCTACGCAATTCAATTTTAGACTTAGCAACTAAATATTTAGTGAAAAATAGCTCTGAACAAATTCACATTAGCAAGCATTCTATTTCTGTTCGTCGATGTCCAGCTATTTACTTAAGCTATAGTTTTGAAGAAAAAGAATATGAACTTTGGGTTATTGGGTCGGATAAAAAGATTTATTCTCGTACTAGTCCAATTTCTGAATATGATAAAAAGTTATCCCAGCTAGCAGCAGAACAGCTAGCAGCAAATTATTTTCTTAACGCTTTAGAGCTACTTTCAGATGCTTTTCGCCATACACCTAATTCTGCAAGTGCTTTAGTTGTAGTAAATAACAGTGTCAAAAATTACAGGAAAAATTAAAGACAAAGCATTTTATGAAATTATTGAAGCTGCAAGCCAAGCAGAGAAGTTTTTAGGTAAAGATTCTGGCAGTTAATTTTAGCCGCTTAAAACAACAAGCTACTTCAAATATGAGACGAGAATATGCTGTAGCCAGTGTTGGTTCAGGTTTGCTAATACTTTTATTTACTTATATTTTTATGGGAATAAATGGTCAAGTTTACGCTCGTACTTTGACCATGCAGATTAGTTTTCCTTTGGTTATTCTTGCAACTGCTCTAGCTTGGCTTTTGGCGACCTATCTTGCAACTCAAATGGCACGAACAGTTGTTGCTAGTTTAGTTAGTTTAGTCCTAATACTTCTTAGTAGTATATTTAGCTTAATAGAGCAAGATGATTATTTAGCTCGTCGTAAAGGGGAAATTACTGCTCGTTTTGGACAAGGTGATTATGAGTCGTCAAAAGCCGCAATTGAGCCTTTAGAGTCGCTAATTGCTATTTCTCCTAAAGATTGGCAGCTACAGTTAATGCTAGGGCGGGCCTATGTAAAAGCTACTTACTATGAAAAGGCTGTCCAGTGCTTAAATCTAGCTCTTAACTTAAATGCTAATAATGCTGAGATTTACAATGAATTAGGGTTAGCTTTATTAGGTAAAAATGAAAAAGAAGCAGCAATCAAAAATTTTCGTCAAGCTATAAACTTATCACAGCCTAAAATTTACCGGGAAGCTTATCAAAACTTAGCTGGTGCTTTAGATATGGCTTATATTGACGGTGCAACATTAACAATGGGACGTAGTGATAATGTTCTAGATTCGCCTGTCCATAGCGTTATTGTAGAAGGTTTTTTAATGGATAAATTTGAGGTGACTAATCAAGATTACTTAGAATTTATTAAAGATACTAAGCATATTGCTCCAAGCATTTGGACTAGCGACAGCCCAAAGACAGAAAAATGCCTGTAACAGGTATAAGCTTAATGGATGCAAAAGCTTTTGCTGAATGGAAAGCTAAAAAAACAGGTTTTGCTTATCGACTTCCTAAAGAAGCAGAATGGGAGCTAGCTGCACGAGGAGCAAAGGGAAGAAATTTCCCTTGGGGCGATGAGTGGAAAGCTAATTTAGCTAATGTTAAGGCAGCAGAAGGACGACTAGCTAATGTTGGAAGTTTTACACAAGGAAATAGCCCTGAAGGTGTAGCTGATTTGTTAGGCAATGTTGCAGAATGGATAGATGAGCCGCTAAAAGTTTACCCAAATGGCAAAGCTGTTATTACTGCTGAACTTTGGGTTGTTCGAGGAGGAGCTTATGATAGTCTTCCTACGCAAGTACATGGAGCTAGTCGAAGTGGAGCAGTAGCAGAAAAGCAGGATTATCCAAATATAGGTTTTCGATGTGTAATTAGTGCTAGCGAAATTAAATAACTACAAAAAACAAGTCCTTGGAATTGGTTAATCTCCAATTCCAAGGACTTAACAAGAGGCACTATGAACAATAAACCTTATCAGAGGAAAACTAAAACATTAGCAGTACTACAGTTTAATAATACCTAGTTACTAAAACAGGACATTTGGCCGCACGTAAGATTTTATCTGTAGTTGTACCAAATAAATATTCTTTCTTAGAGTCCCTACCATAATGCGCCAATACAAACTAAATCCACTTTCTTTCTTCTATATGATCTAACAATTCTTGGTAGGCTCTCCTTCAGCAACAAAACGAGTAATTTTTAACTCTTTGTCTGTCTCTGGAATTAATTGCTCCATATGATTCATACTTTGATGTACAGGATTACCAAAAACAGGAGAACCAGTAGAAATATTTTTAGGTAAAGTATGTAGTAAATCTATTGATGAGCCATAAGTTTTTGCAAATTCTAAAGCATAAGAAAAAGCTTGTTTAGAATATTTAGAGAAATCACATCCTACTAAAATGCGTGAAAGCTCTACTTTGCCAGTTTCATCATTAACCCAGGATTTTTCATTTGGATGAATTACCAATATAGGACAGGGAGCAACTTTACAAACTATTTCGGTTGTAGAACCAAGCAGGGCGGCTGCTAATGGGCGACGGCGTGAGAGCATAACAATTAAATCTATTTCTTGTTCTATTGCAGTTGAAACAATTTTATTAGCTGGATCTCCTTGGCTAACAATTACTTCCCAATCTGGAATTGGAACATCTGAAGGACTTAAATAAGCAGCTAGAGATTTAGTAAAATTAGTTTCTACATCAATATAAGCAGCGTCATTTGTTTCATCAAATTTTTCTATAGAGTAAAAACAAAAGAGTTTGGCACTGTATGAACGTGCTAGTAATAAAGCATAGTCTAAAGCTTGATCAGATTCGGGAGTAAGTGAGCTAGCACATAAAATGCGTTTAATGCTGGCTTTGGGTAGTGATATTGATGGATAAGTTTGCGATTTTGTTGTTGACATAATTTCTTTTCGCTCTTTGGCGACCCCCTTTCATCGGCTTTGAATAACTGCTTACGCAATAGGTGTTCCAAGATAAAAATTGCTTGGAAAGATTATAAAAAGAAATAATTTAGAAAGAACAAATTAAGATAAACAAAATATAATTTCTTTATTATAAATGAGTTAGTAATTGTATGATTTTCTATCCATCCATTAAAATTAATTAAGTTTAATGCTATTAAATGTGATTTTTTTCCCATAGCTTTGAGTAATTTTTCAATAATTAATCTATCGAATTTTTATAAATTGTTTTATTATCAAAAAAGTGTTGCTGGAAATATTAATTACGTTTGGAGTATAAAGTATGAAAACTATAATACATAAAATCTATGCAGTAATATTAATAGGTATTATTCTTTGTTACTGTTCAGCAACAATTTATGGACAAAAGCCTCAAGAAGAACCTAGTGATGCCCAAAAAACCTTGCAAGAAATGGGTATTGAATATACAAGAAGTGCTTTTCAAAAGGCTGTATATACGGGGGATATAGATGTAGTTCGATTATTTGTTAATACCAAATTAGATTTTGTTGATGAGATGAGCAAAAAAGAAATGATTCTCGAAAATACTTTCTCATCAGTAAGTAGAGGACAAGTTGCTATTTTAGGGCTTCTTTTAGATTTATTTCCCATAGATGTTTTTTTTAGAACGAGAAATTGAGAAAGATTTAATAAAAGCTGCTTTATCATCAAATAATACAACAATGGTAAATTTATTATTAGATAGAAATATAGGCATAAATTACATAAGAACTATGTCTTTAAAATCTCTTATTAGAAATGACATAGCCATTGTTAAGTTACTTGAGAGAAGAGGAATAATTACTGTAAAAGGTAGAGAATTTGAAATAGCTACAAATGAACAACAGGCAATAGAAGCTATGAGGCTATTTCATTCAGTTCAGGCTACTTATCAAGCGGGTGTAGGTGATGGTAACTTTGGATCGGCTGAAGAAATTTTCAAAAATGAGTTGATTGATCCAGTTTTAGCAAATGCTGCTGGAGTTGGGCCTATGGAAGTTAACGGTTTAAAATGTGTGGGTGATGGTAGTCCTAAAAATGGCTATAAGTTCTTGGTTTTTAAGAAAGATGCAGATCAAGCAAATCTAGCTGATTTTGTTGTGATTGCAATACCAATAATAGCTCAAGGCAATGATAGAACAGGTAATCATAGTTTTTATGTAGATGCTACAGGCGTAATTAGAATGTCTAATAGTAACGAAACACCATCAGAAAATAGCCATCCTATTGTAAATGAATAAATACAGTGTTTACAATATTTTAGCTAGCTTTAGCAAGGCTTTCTAAAGGTTTAATTGGTTTAACTTTTTTAGCTTTTTTATTTAGGTTTTCTCCTCCTTTGCCTTAAGTATTGCTTCATCAACTAAACGTAGTTTATGGAGCAGTTGCGCACGCATTTTGGCTGTCATCGGATTTATATAAGGCCAGTTATCAGCACAAGGCTCCAACTACTAACAAAACTCGAATTTTTTGCGTTCTTTTACTAGTTTAGCTAAGGAATTTTGTTCTAAAACAAAATCGTTTTCTAAGGTTTTTATTAGAATAGGAGTATTTTGCTTTTTCATAACTCTACCTCCTTTCCTACTTACTCTTTACGCAACTGCCATTCCTAATATAGCGAAGTGTTGAGAAATGAAAATATAGTATCAATACTGAATCTCTTAATCTTTAGCCGAACTTTGTTTGGTTTAGACCTCAACCTGCTTTAGTAAGAGGAGATTCAGTATATATTTTCGTGTAACTTTTGTTAAATAGTTATTTTTGTAGTAATTGGTCATCATTTTAGGTTCAACACCTCAAATAAAACGCGATTCCTTTTTTCTGAGTCAACTAATAACTTTTCGTAGGAAATAATTTCAATGTATGAGTGATGCTTGGAGTGAAAATTAAAATAACCTCTTTTATCTGGAGTTGAAGTAAAATCGTACTCGTCTTCTGCGTATGCCCTTAGTTGGGGAACTAAATCGCAAATAATGTAAGCATAGAATTGAGTTGTATCGCCAACAGTTATTGGTCTGCCTGTTTTGGTGATAGCTTGCCCTTGCTTTATTTTGGCAATATAATTATTAATTTGACTTATAGGGTTGTCTTTGCGCTGTAGTCCCGTCTTCCGAGGCGTTTAAGTTCAATAATAACAATTGAGCCTATGTCTGTTGACGATTCTGTATAAACCATTGGATTGTCAAAACAAATTAAAAGGTCAGGTTTTTCCTTATTATTACTTTCTAATACTGTTTTATCTGAGGCTAAGTATTTGTGGTAAGTTAATCTTTCGTCAATTATCCATAGATTTTGCTGCTCATAGCTTACATCATCAGAGGTATAGTTACGCGGAAAGATAATATTATGAATGGTTGACTCAAGCTCATAAGAACCTCCTTGACCTATTTCCAAAGCTTGCTTAAAAATATCAAGTATTAACTTCCTATGAATAAATAGTCTCTACCAAATTTGATTGTCCTATATCATTTATACCAGTCATAAAACGTTTTAACCGTTCCTTATATTCTGGTAATTCTGTTAAGTCTGCTGGCTTTTTAAGCAATAAAGATTGTCCTTGCTGCTTGATCTCAATTGTTATGTCTCTAGCCATTCGATAGAGTTCAATGTCTAACTTATCAGGATCAGTTGTATAAGAAATCTGTTTTAACTTATCTTCATATTTTACTAAATGACGAAATTGTGGAGAGATATCTTCAATATGGGTTTTTATTTTACTAAGCTTTTCCTTGTTAGCCGCCTCTAAAAATGGTGTCAATTCAGTTTTTATTTTATCTATGGTTTGAGTTTTAATTTGTTTATACGAAATCTCTCCTGTCATTTCTAAAAGTGAGTCGTCATCAAAATTATCAACAAGCTCAAATTCTGTTCTATCAGCATTAACCCTGTCATCCAAATAACTTACCAGAAACATAATAAAGCCAAATGAACGAACCATTATCATCATCAATCTTCTTTTTCAGTTCAGGAATATATGTACTAAGCTTTTCTGTTTTAACCTCACGATGGTGAGCGCAGAAGGTTATTAAATGGTTTTGTTCTTCACTTGAGTATAATTGCAGACTAATAATATCAAAGCGATTACCATCAATATCAAAGTTGGTTATAGTTGAACCATACTGAATTTGCTCTCTAAATATATCGTTTAAAAAATATTGCTCAGTTCCATCAACCAGATTTATTTTGGGGCATTTTGGTGATAAAAAATATACTAAACAGTGTTCAATGATTTTCATTGCAATAGTTGAAGCCCTTTTAGGACATTTGTCCATATATTTTCTTTTAAAACTGATTAACTCAACTATTGTCTTTCTGCTTTTTCCCTTTGCTGATTTTCGGTTTGGGTTTGTAACACCAGTACTAGTTAAGATAAAGTCAAAATCTCGCTCAACGTATTCATCTTTCTCTTTGAAAACACTATTTATGAACCCTATCAAAAGCTTTCAACCAAGAAAATCTCCCTATTCCTTTTGCCCCTCTTGACTCTTTCCATGTAGTATCAGATGTTTGAAAGGACTTGTAGTTATTTTCATCAAACCCAATACCATTATCTTCAATTATAAAACCTACTATTGAGGCTGGTTCATCATTTTCTATTAATTTTCTTGTTCATCCCGTTTTATGTGGATGTTGATTTTACCTTTAGACTTAGTTTCATCGCTAAGATCTTCAATAGAATGGATCGAGTTTACAACTGCCTCAAACAATGGCATCAAGGGTTTAGATAAAAAATCCGGGAGAATTTCTTACTCGTCCTACTATATCAATATCCATCTTAGTGGGATGTCCTTTTAGTATTTGACTACTCATTTGACTACCATATATATCAAAAATTTTAGGTTTTGTATGCTTATCTATGAGATTTTTCTTGTGAGTGAAATATAATCGAATGATCAAAAAAAAACAATAGTCATTTCGATTGCGTGAAGTGTAGAGATAATTTTAATAGTTATTCTAACCTGAGTTCAGCGAAGATGTATAATAAAAACAAAGAAATAGTTATTAGAAAATAATGTTATTTAGAAAGTTTATCGAATATCAATAAATGGTTGTGTTTCAGTAAAGTTGGTAATACAGTTGCAGCCCTTTGTTAAATTGATTTACAAACCAAGAGCCAACTTTTTTATAACACAACCAATTAAATTAAGTATTTAGCTATTGGAGTAAAACAAGTGTCAGCAATCTCTAGTAAAAATAATTATTCAAAAAAAGTTGAGCGAGTTTTATTGATTATTTTGCTACTAAATATAGTAGTAGTAATTATAAAAGGCGTTACAAGTTGGTTAACTTCTTCATTAACTGTTCTTACAGATACTATTCATTCTTCAATGGATGCAGCAAATAATATAGTAGGAATATTAATTATTCGTTATGCTTCAGCACCACCTGATAAAGAACATCCTTACGGGCATGATAAATTTGAGACTTTAGGAGCTTTCTCAATTGCTGCTTTTCTTTCTGTGACTTGTTTTGAAATTTCTAGCCGAGCTATACAACAAATTGTGTCAGGACAAACACCTGTTACTAATATTGGAAAAAGCACTTATTTAATGATGCTTTTAACAATTGTTATTAATATTTTTGTAGCTAAATATGAAGCAAATCAAGGAAAGCAACTTAATAGTCATTTGTTAATAGCTGATGCTGGGCATACAATGTCAGATGTCTATGTTACATTGTCAGTAATACTAAGTTTACTTTTTAGTTGGTTTGGATATGGTCAAATAGATGCGGTTTTGCGCTTGCTATTGCAGGGTTTATTGCTTATCAAAGTTATCAAATTTTTCGTCAAACCATTCCTGTTTTAGTTGATGCTGCTAGTCTTGATTCAAGCGAAATAGAAAAACTTGCTCTTACTGTGTCAGGGGTAAAATACTGTAATAACATTCGCTCTCGTGGTAAACCTGGGGCATTATTTGTGGAAATGGTTATAATTGTTATGCCAGAAAGTTTAGAAAGCTCATGAAGTAACAGAACAAATAGAAAGAAAACTCAAAGACCAATTTGGCCGCGTAGCAATAACGATACATTTTGAGCCTAGCAAGTAATTACGATAAATAAAATGACTTAAGCAAGCTGCTCTTCAAGAATATCAAGTTTTGGCAATTCTGACATAAACCAGTTATTTTAAAGGAAACCTCTTCTACCTTAAATCCTAAAGGTAGCGAAAATTGCTAGTTGATGGAATTGTTAAATCCATTAAATCTGTTACTTGGTGGCAATTGCGGCAAAATAAATGGTCATGTCGGCTTAACATACCATCATAACGAACATAATCTTCACCAAAAGAAACTTGTTTAATTAAACCATGATCAGATAAGTACTTAAGTGAGTTATAAACTGTAGCAAAGCTAAGACGTGGAGATTTTGTATTGCACGATCAAAGACTTGTCGCGCTGTAGGGTGATCCATACTAGCTTTTACTACATCAAAAACTGTTTTGCGATGCGAAGTAAGTTGGTATTTCATAAATTTGATATTAGAATAGTTCTAAAATTTAAGTCAAGAGACATTTTGCAAGATTGCAAAATAATTAATTTCAATAGGTTAAAATAAAAATTAATCTTTAAAGCATTGATACTAAGCAATAAAGCCACTAGAGAATAAATTTAATTTTCTAGTGGCTTTGTTACTCTAAATATTTTTAGTAAATATTACTTAATTGACACACCTTTAGTTCTAGCATCTCGTTGTAATTCTTGTAGTGCTGCACCTGATTTTTGCAAATCTTCTTGTGCTTTTTGCATTTCTCTTTGTGCTTCTTCAAGAATTCTTTTTGTTTCTGGATCTGTGTAATAAGGGTTTCCTACTCTGTTGCCATTATTTGAACGACCTTGTAAAGCACGTTGTTGGGCTTCATTAATTCGGCTTTGATAAAGCTGAATTTTGCTTTCCGCCATACGTTTTTTCTGATAAGTCGCTATAGGTTTTAGTGTAATAAGTTGGATTAGGTTTATCTTTAGCAGCTAATTCTTTTTCTTTATCTTTTTCTTCTGTTGTTTTAGCATCAGAACGTTGTCCAGATGTAAAATCATCATTAGTTAAAGTTTTAGATCCTTGGGCAAAAACAGGAAGACTGAGACTTAAAATTAAACCGAGCGTTAAAATAATCCAACGATGACTTACCTCCTAGAATAAAAACCCATAAATTGAATTTTCGTGTAAACTCGATACTACTAAATTAAACCAAATTTTGCAAGTCTTGAAGTTAGTTGATTTTAAGTGCACTAAGATTGCCTACAATACTATTTAATTTACTAGTAAAACTAGCTAAGCTATAAACTAAATTCTTTACTTCTCTATTCAAAAGAGAAAAAATAGCTATATTCTCCAAGTTTTAACTTACACAAAAGCAGGGTGTTTTATGAAAATTTTATTAATGAAGCTAAAATTGCTTAAAAATTGCTTTAGAGGCGGGAAAGCTTTTACTAGAGTATTATTCTAGGGATCCAACAGTTAACCAAAAACCAGGGATGAGCCTGTTACTATTGCCTCTGATCAAGCTATAAGTGAGTTTATTCTTAAAGAATTAGCTAAGGAGTTTCCACAGGATTTATTAGTCTCAGAAGAATCACCCAGATAGTGTAAGAGCGTCTTAAGTCAGAACGATTTTGGCTAATTGACCCATTAGATGGGACAAAAGAATTTTTTAGCACAACGGGGAATTTTCTGTAATGATTGGACTGGTAGTAAAAAAACAAGCTGTTGCTGGCCGTCTATCAACCTACAGAAAACCGCTTTTGAGTGGGGAACACGCCAAGAATCTTACTTAAATCACTCTGGGCAAGAAAAATCTTAAAGGTTTCAGATATAAATAATTTTGCAGAAAATGCGAACAGTTGTTAGCCGTTCTCATAGAGGCGGTAAACTAGCAGATATGCTTAAAACACTTTGGAATTACACAAGAAATTATTTCAGGTAGCGGAGAATCAAGCTGGGTTTAATTTCTAGTGCTTTGATGCGGGCTTATGTTTAGCCCATCGCTGCTATAAACTTTGGGATTTATGCGCACCAGACGCTATTTAAGCAGTGCTGGCGGTAAAGTAACAGATTTTACTGGCTCGCCAATAGATTACACAGCCAAGGAAGTAAATATTTATAATGGAATTTTAGCTAGCAATAACACAAGACACTCAGAAATAGC from Blastocatellia bacterium includes these protein-coding regions:
- a CDS encoding trypsin-like peptidase domain-containing protein, coding for MVLVKTSANKISSGSGFMITNDGLFVTNCHVIEDWQEIAVKLNNSEKIYLVDAINCDTKKDLAILRFRETGNYPILDLEENFTASLGDDVVILGYPLGTKLGVEVTLSTGIISSTRNISNVSMVQTNAAINHGNSGGPMISRRSGKVIGIVTAKVRDSESIGLAININELKSIVSK
- a CDS encoding tetratricopeptide repeat protein, coding for MRREYAVASVGSGLLILLFTYIFMGINGQVYARTLTMQISFPLVILATALAWLLATYLATQMARTVVASLVSLVLILLSSIFSLIEQDDYLARRKGEITARFGQGDYESSKAAIEPLESLIAISPKDWQLQLMLGRAYVKATYYEKAVQCLNLALNLNANNAEIYNELGLALLGKNEKEAAIKNFRQAINLSQPKIYREAYQNLAGALDMAYIDGATLTMGRSDNVLDSPVHSVIVEGFLMDKFEVTNQDYLEFIKDTKHIAPSIWTSDSPKTEKCL
- a CDS encoding SUMF1/EgtB/PvdO family nonheme iron enzyme; translated protein: MPVTGISLMDAKAFAEWKAKKTGFAYRLPKEAEWELAARGAKGRNFPWGDEWKANLANVKAAEGRLANVGSFTQGNSPEGVADLLGNVAEWIDEPLKVYPNGKAVITAELWVVRGGAYDSLPTQVHGASRSGAVAEKQDYPNIGFRCVISASEIK
- a CDS encoding universal stress protein, whose amino-acid sequence is MAHYGRDSKKEYLFGTTTDKILRAAKCPVLVTRYY
- a CDS encoding universal stress protein, encoding MSTTKSQTYPSISLPKASIKRILCASSLTPESDQALDYALLLARSYSAKLFCFYSIEKFDETNDAAYIDVETNFTKSLAAYLSPSDVPIPDWEVIVSQGDPANKIVSTAIEQEIDLIVMLSRRRPLAAALLGSTTEIVCKVAPCPILVIHPNEKSWVNDETGKVELSRILVGCDFSKYSKQAFSYALEFAKTYGSSIDLLHTLPKNISTGSPVFGNPVHQSMNHMEQLIPETDKELKITRFVAEGEPTKNC
- a CDS encoding cation diffusion facilitator family transporter, with translation MSAISSKNNYSKKVERVLLIILLLNIVVVIIKGVTSWLTSSLTVLTDTIHSSMDAANNIVGILIIRYASAPPDKEHPYGHDKFETLGAFSIAAFLSVTCFEISSRAIQQIVSGQTPVTNIGKSTYLMMLLTIVINIFVAKYEANQGKQLNSHLLIADAGHTMSDVYVTLSVILSLLFSWFGYGQIDAVLRLLLQGLLLIKVIKFFVKPFLF